Proteins encoded together in one Carya illinoinensis cultivar Pawnee chromosome 3, C.illinoinensisPawnee_v1, whole genome shotgun sequence window:
- the LOC122305262 gene encoding 3-ketoacyl-CoA synthase 20-like isoform X2, translating to MCSKEKFIERFKIYGNSHEASIEFMRKLLGRSGLGEKTYMPSNLLRDPPDLSREETMREVETVMFGAVDLLLEKTGVNVKEIGIVIATTSNLNVVPSLADMVVHRYKLGQNVLVYNFTTMGCSSGLRAVGLAQKLLQVHPNTYALLVSPENAKQTIYKGNEKSKLFINFPFRVGGAAILLSNRSSDHDKAKYELIHSVHTQTASSDRSYKSIFDEEDSEGIWGVTISRDLLAVAIEVVEANIRALGSLVLPLSEKIRYLTNYFIRYFNIADVKPYIPNFKKAIEHVFPHVGTKPVLDEFEKNLGFKEADIEASRMNLFRFGNTCSCSVWYALSYGEAKGRIKKGDRLWQIAFGSGFKCSSAVWRALRTVGGDERNPWKDEIDEFPVDVKNIQTYSELFEPTKKK from the exons ATGTGCAGCAAAGAAAAGTTCATAGAAAGGTTTAAGATATATGGGAACTCACACGAGGCCAGTATAGAGTTCATGAGGAAACTGCTGGGGAGATCAGGATTGGGTGAGAAGACATACATGCCATCGAATCTGCTGAGGGATCCTCCGGATCTGTCCAGAGAAGAGACGATGAGAGAGGTTGAGACAGTGATGTTTGGCGCAGTGGATTTGTTACTGGAAAAGACGGGAGTGAATGTTAAGGAAATAGGGATAGTAATAGCCACAACTAGTAATCTTAACGTTGTACCGTCGCTTGCTGACATGGTAGTTCATAGGTATAAGCTTGGACAGAATGTTCTGGTCTACAATTTTACGACCATGGGATGCAGTTCTGGACTTAGAGCAGTAGGCCTCGCCCAAAAGCTACTCCAG GTGCACCCTAATACGTATGCCCTTTTGGTTAGTCCAGAGAACGCTAAGCAAACAATCTACAAAGGCAACGAGAAGTCCAAACTCTTCATAAATTTCCCATTCCGTGTCGGTGGGGCCGCCATTCTTCTTTCTAACCGGTCGTCCGATCATGACAAAGCAAAGTACGAGCTTATCCACTCTGTCCACACCCAAACTGCTAGTTCCGACCGTTCCTACAAGAGCATTTTCGACGAAGAAGACTCCGAAGGAATATGGGGTGTCACCATAAGCAGAGATCTCTTAGCGGTGGCCATTGAGGTTGTCGAAGCCAACATCCGTGCACTTGGTTCCCTCGTCCTTCCCTTATCTGAGAAAATCAGATAcctcacaaactattttatcagATACTTCAACATCGCCGATGTTAAACCCTACATCCCAAACTTCAAGAAAGCAATAGAGCACGTGTTCCCACATGTCGGCACAAAACCTGTTCTGGACGAGTTTGAGAAAAACCTAGGGTTCAAGGAGGCCGACATCGAAGCTTCGAGGATGAACTTGTTCAGGTTTGGGAACACTTGCAGCTGCTCTGTTTGGTATGCGCTGTCTTATGGCGAGGCTAAGGGGAGGATAAAGAAGGGAGACCGCTTGTGGCAGATTGCATTCGGGTCTGGATTCAAGTGCAGCAGTGCCGTTTGGCGAGCTTTGAGGACTGTTGGTGGTGACGAGAGGAACCCGTGGAAGGATGAGATCGATGAGTTTCCGGTGGACGTGAAGAATATTCAAACTTATTCCGAGTTATTTGAACCgaccaaaaagaaataa
- the LOC122305262 gene encoding 3-ketoacyl-CoA synthase 2-like isoform X1 has protein sequence MFGFTMINLDHNLGSFQLAPLLFLASLIYILSNIIFFITKRSPKVFLLDFACYKPPPTQMCSKEKFIERFKIYGNSHEASIEFMRKLLGRSGLGEKTYMPSNLLRDPPDLSREETMREVETVMFGAVDLLLEKTGVNVKEIGIVIATTSNLNVVPSLADMVVHRYKLGQNVLVYNFTTMGCSSGLRAVGLAQKLLQVHPNTYALLVSPENAKQTIYKGNEKSKLFINFPFRVGGAAILLSNRSSDHDKAKYELIHSVHTQTASSDRSYKSIFDEEDSEGIWGVTISRDLLAVAIEVVEANIRALGSLVLPLSEKIRYLTNYFIRYFNIADVKPYIPNFKKAIEHVFPHVGTKPVLDEFEKNLGFKEADIEASRMNLFRFGNTCSCSVWYALSYGEAKGRIKKGDRLWQIAFGSGFKCSSAVWRALRTVGGDERNPWKDEIDEFPVDVKNIQTYSELFEPTKKK, from the exons ATGTTTGGTTTCACTATGATTAATTTAGATCATAATCTGGGAAGtttccagcttgcaccacttcTGTTCTTAGCCTCCCTGATTTATATCttgtcaaatattatatttttcatcaCCAAACGTTCACCCAAAGTTTTCTTACTAGATTTTGCTTGTTACAAGCCTCCACCCACTCAGATGTGCAGCAAAGAAAAGTTCATAGAAAGGTTTAAGATATATGGGAACTCACACGAGGCCAGTATAGAGTTCATGAGGAAACTGCTGGGGAGATCAGGATTGGGTGAGAAGACATACATGCCATCGAATCTGCTGAGGGATCCTCCGGATCTGTCCAGAGAAGAGACGATGAGAGAGGTTGAGACAGTGATGTTTGGCGCAGTGGATTTGTTACTGGAAAAGACGGGAGTGAATGTTAAGGAAATAGGGATAGTAATAGCCACAACTAGTAATCTTAACGTTGTACCGTCGCTTGCTGACATGGTAGTTCATAGGTATAAGCTTGGACAGAATGTTCTGGTCTACAATTTTACGACCATGGGATGCAGTTCTGGACTTAGAGCAGTAGGCCTCGCCCAAAAGCTACTCCAG GTGCACCCTAATACGTATGCCCTTTTGGTTAGTCCAGAGAACGCTAAGCAAACAATCTACAAAGGCAACGAGAAGTCCAAACTCTTCATAAATTTCCCATTCCGTGTCGGTGGGGCCGCCATTCTTCTTTCTAACCGGTCGTCCGATCATGACAAAGCAAAGTACGAGCTTATCCACTCTGTCCACACCCAAACTGCTAGTTCCGACCGTTCCTACAAGAGCATTTTCGACGAAGAAGACTCCGAAGGAATATGGGGTGTCACCATAAGCAGAGATCTCTTAGCGGTGGCCATTGAGGTTGTCGAAGCCAACATCCGTGCACTTGGTTCCCTCGTCCTTCCCTTATCTGAGAAAATCAGATAcctcacaaactattttatcagATACTTCAACATCGCCGATGTTAAACCCTACATCCCAAACTTCAAGAAAGCAATAGAGCACGTGTTCCCACATGTCGGCACAAAACCTGTTCTGGACGAGTTTGAGAAAAACCTAGGGTTCAAGGAGGCCGACATCGAAGCTTCGAGGATGAACTTGTTCAGGTTTGGGAACACTTGCAGCTGCTCTGTTTGGTATGCGCTGTCTTATGGCGAGGCTAAGGGGAGGATAAAGAAGGGAGACCGCTTGTGGCAGATTGCATTCGGGTCTGGATTCAAGTGCAGCAGTGCCGTTTGGCGAGCTTTGAGGACTGTTGGTGGTGACGAGAGGAACCCGTGGAAGGATGAGATCGATGAGTTTCCGGTGGACGTGAAGAATATTCAAACTTATTCCGAGTTATTTGAACCgaccaaaaagaaataa